From Companilactobacillus heilongjiangensis, one genomic window encodes:
- a CDS encoding response regulator transcription factor produces MAKILVIEDEENMAKFVQLELQHENYEVTVERDGRTGLEAALSEDWDLILLDLMLPELNGIEVCRRIRQEKNTPIIMMTARDSIIDRVSGLDHGADDYIVKPFAIEELLARIRALLRRIDLDIDVTRNNDQVLKYKNLVIDKTTQTLKRNGEVIDLTRREYDLLSALMENVGTVLSRDDLLERVWGTGSSTETNVVDVYIKYLRNKIDRAGAPSYISTVRGKGYVMRR; encoded by the coding sequence ATGGCTAAAATACTTGTTATTGAAGACGAAGAGAACATGGCAAAATTCGTTCAACTTGAACTTCAACATGAGAACTATGAAGTAACTGTTGAACGTGATGGTAGAACCGGCCTCGAAGCAGCTTTATCTGAAGATTGGGATTTGATCCTTCTTGATTTAATGCTCCCCGAGCTAAACGGTATCGAAGTTTGTCGTCGTATTCGTCAAGAAAAAAATACTCCAATTATTATGATGACTGCGCGTGATTCAATCATCGATCGTGTATCCGGCTTGGATCACGGTGCCGATGATTATATCGTTAAGCCATTTGCAATTGAAGAATTACTTGCTCGCATTCGAGCATTGTTAAGACGCATTGATTTAGATATCGATGTAACAAGAAATAATGACCAAGTTTTGAAATATAAGAATCTTGTGATTGATAAGACTACTCAAACATTGAAACGCAATGGTGAAGTTATTGACTTGACTCGTCGTGAATATGATTTGTTGAGTGCTTTGATGGAAAATGTCGGCACTGTCTTAAGTCGTGATGACTTGTTGGAACGTGTTTGGGGAACAGGTTCTTCTACTGAAACTAACGTGGTTGATGTTTATATCAAATACTTGAGAAACAAGATTGACCGCGCTGGTGCACCAAGTTATATCTCAACCGTTCGTGGTAAAGGGTACGTGATGCGTCGATGA
- a CDS encoding YceD family protein produces MLNWDVQDVRRYKDKPFEFEEKLDLTAELKKRSEDVLDAEPVEVKGQLFNDNGLVISDVKVKTTLKVPSTRSLLPVELPLEIRINEAYNVDKVSTEDLEDYNIVIPVDEEDPTVNVYESVIDNILLSIPQKVLTKKEAEENIMPSGKNWEVISEDDFKKQKEEEHVNPEFAKLKDLFKNNDEKE; encoded by the coding sequence ATGCTAAATTGGGATGTTCAAGACGTTCGCCGTTATAAAGACAAACCTTTTGAATTTGAGGAAAAACTCGATTTAACTGCCGAATTGAAGAAACGTTCTGAGGATGTTTTGGATGCCGAACCAGTTGAGGTAAAAGGCCAGTTATTCAATGATAACGGGCTTGTTATTTCAGATGTTAAGGTAAAAACAACACTCAAAGTTCCTTCAACGAGAAGTTTATTACCAGTAGAATTACCACTTGAAATCAGAATCAACGAAGCATATAACGTCGATAAAGTGTCTACTGAAGATTTGGAAGATTACAATATTGTAATTCCAGTCGATGAAGAAGATCCAACTGTTAACGTTTATGAATCAGTTATTGATAATATTTTATTGAGTATTCCACAAAAAGTTTTGACTAAGAAGGAAGCTGAAGAAAATATCATGCCTTCTGGTAAAAACTGGGAAGTTATCTCAGAAGATGACTTTAAAAAGCAAAAAGAGGAAGAACATGTAAATCCTGAATTTGCTAAATTAAAAGATTTATTTAAAAATAATGATGAGAAGGAGTAG
- the yidC gene encoding membrane protein insertase YidC has protein sequence MNKKYVKYLSVLSLVLVLTLVLTGCAQGSSANLHAPTSGPYGFIYKWLGTPFQNLILKTAQTVGGKNAYAWGIVIISFVVRLLLVPLALNQQYKSTNQQEKMRAVQPQLKLIQEAQKKAKGPDQTQKVSGLMMDVYKQNNLSLTGGLGCLPLLLQMPILIGIYQAVQYSKQIGSATFLSIPLGKPSILIAIIATVFYVVQGWLSLQIVPPEQRKQMQTMILMSPMMTFFISMISTAALALYFLVGGVVILIQQLITNYVITPKIRKRTDAELEKNPVKVVVTKEMLDGILSSGGSTSTAATGSAKPTNVTPEQRAEEEKEAKDFHKNIRELNKGKQQRRK, from the coding sequence GTGAATAAAAAATACGTCAAATATTTATCAGTACTATCGTTAGTTTTAGTACTGACACTAGTTTTGACGGGGTGTGCACAAGGCTCATCAGCTAATTTACATGCTCCAACTAGTGGGCCATATGGATTTATCTATAAATGGCTAGGAACTCCTTTCCAAAATTTAATCCTCAAAACAGCGCAAACTGTTGGTGGAAAGAATGCTTATGCCTGGGGAATCGTAATTATCTCCTTCGTTGTTCGTCTACTACTTGTTCCATTGGCTTTGAACCAACAATACAAGTCAACGAACCAACAGGAAAAAATGCGTGCCGTTCAGCCACAATTGAAATTGATTCAGGAAGCCCAAAAGAAAGCTAAAGGCCCAGATCAAACTCAAAAAGTCAGTGGTTTGATGATGGACGTCTACAAGCAAAACAACTTGAGTTTAACTGGTGGTTTGGGATGTCTCCCATTGCTTCTTCAAATGCCTATCTTGATTGGTATTTATCAAGCCGTACAATATTCTAAACAAATTGGTTCAGCTACTTTCCTATCAATTCCGCTAGGAAAACCAAGTATTCTGATTGCTATTATCGCGACCGTTTTCTACGTAGTTCAAGGTTGGTTGTCACTCCAAATTGTTCCACCTGAACAAAGAAAACAAATGCAAACCATGATTTTGATGAGTCCTATGATGACATTCTTCATTTCAATGATTTCTACAGCCGCTCTTGCCCTCTACTTCTTGGTTGGTGGTGTCGTAATTTTGATTCAACAATTAATTACAAATTACGTAATCACACCAAAAATTAGAAAGAGAACCGATGCCGAACTTGAAAAGAATCCAGTTAAAGTCGTTGTTACAAAAGAAATGCTTGATGGCATTCTCAGCAGCGGTGGTTCAACAAGTACTGCTGCTACTGGTTCAGCAAAACCAACTAATGTAACACCTGAACAAAGAGCTGAAGAAGAAAAAGAAGCTAAGGATTTCCATAAGAACATTCGTGAATTGAATAAAGGTAAACAACAACGTAGAAAGTAA
- the gndA gene encoding NADP-dependent phosphogluconate dehydrogenase, giving the protein MAKPQIGVIGMAVMGKNLALNIESRGYEVAIYNRTGSKTKAVVEEHPEKKLVPSYTIEDFVDSLEKPRRIMMMVKAGAGTDAVIKQLLPLLDKGDVLIDGGNTNFEDTMKRNELLDKSGINFIGMGVSGGELGALQGPSLMPGGQKEAYDLVAPILEQISAKADEDGAPCVTYIGPNGAGHYVKMVHNGIEYGDMELISESYNLLKHLFNNDVNKIADVFNDWNKGELSSYLIDITAQILTRKDDEGTDDYIVNKIMDKAGNKGTGKWSSQSALELGVPQSLITESVYSRYVSAYKDERVKASKVLPAPTNTPEIKNMDELVAKIRKALYFSKIISYAQGFAQMKAASDHYDWDLDYGKIAQIWRAGCIIRAQFLQKITDAYDEEPKLDNLLLDDYFKGIVKEYQSDVRDVVSYAVQAGIPVSGFMAAISYYDQYRSETLPANLIQAQRDYFGAHTYERNDKPGIFHYSWYEEQ; this is encoded by the coding sequence ATGGCAAAACCACAAATTGGTGTTATCGGTATGGCTGTTATGGGTAAGAATCTTGCCCTAAATATTGAAAGTCGTGGATATGAGGTTGCTATCTATAACCGTACAGGCTCAAAGACTAAGGCGGTTGTTGAAGAACATCCAGAAAAGAAATTGGTACCAAGTTATACAATTGAGGACTTTGTAGACTCACTAGAAAAGCCTCGTCGTATTATGATGATGGTTAAAGCTGGTGCTGGTACTGATGCTGTTATCAAACAATTGTTGCCTTTACTAGATAAAGGTGATGTCTTGATTGATGGTGGTAACACAAACTTTGAAGACACTATGAAACGTAATGAACTATTAGATAAATCAGGAATCAACTTTATTGGTATGGGTGTTTCCGGTGGTGAACTTGGTGCACTCCAAGGTCCATCATTGATGCCCGGTGGTCAAAAAGAAGCCTATGATTTAGTTGCTCCTATTTTGGAACAAATTTCAGCTAAGGCTGACGAAGATGGCGCACCATGTGTTACATATATCGGACCTAACGGTGCTGGTCACTATGTAAAGATGGTTCACAACGGTATCGAATACGGTGATATGGAATTGATTTCAGAAAGTTACAACTTGTTGAAGCACTTGTTTAACAATGATGTTAACAAGATTGCTGACGTCTTCAATGACTGGAACAAGGGTGAACTTTCAAGTTACTTGATTGATATCACTGCTCAAATTTTGACAAGAAAAGACGATGAAGGCACAGACGACTACATCGTTAACAAGATTATGGATAAAGCTGGTAACAAGGGTACTGGTAAGTGGAGTTCACAAAGTGCTCTAGAACTTGGCGTTCCACAATCATTGATCACTGAATCAGTTTACTCACGTTACGTTTCAGCTTATAAAGACGAACGTGTTAAAGCAAGCAAGGTTCTTCCTGCACCTACAAACACTCCAGAAATTAAAAATATGGATGAATTAGTTGCTAAGATCCGTAAAGCTTTGTACTTCAGTAAGATCATCAGTTATGCTCAAGGATTTGCTCAAATGAAAGCTGCCTCAGACCACTACGATTGGGATCTTGACTACGGTAAGATTGCCCAAATCTGGCGTGCCGGATGTATCATTCGTGCTCAATTCCTACAAAAGATTACTGATGCCTACGATGAAGAACCAAAACTAGACAACTTGCTCTTAGACGATTACTTCAAGGGTATCGTTAAAGAATATCAATCAGATGTTCGTGACGTTGTTAGTTACGCTGTTCAAGCAGGTATTCCTGTTTCAGGTTTCATGGCTGCCATTTCTTACTACGATCAATATCGTTCAGAAACATTGCCTGCTAACTTGATTCAAGCTCAAAGAGATTACTTCGGTGCTCACACTTATGAGAGAAATGATAAGCCAGGAATTTTCCATTATTCATGGTACGAAGAACAATAA
- the pheT gene encoding phenylalanine--tRNA ligase subunit beta, producing the protein MKISVNWLKEYIPVNHTVEEMANKISLTGIESGPVRLGEELTNLVVGHITKVEPHPDSDHLKVCQVDVGESEDIQIVCGAPNVAVDQYVIVALHGAHLPDGVKIKRGKLRGQESNGMICGLDEVGVPAQYMPKEFENGIYVFDEPQVPGDAVYDLLGLKDQMIDIDITPNRADTLGMRGAAWEIGATYNEKPSFKKPVLSDDKVKDINDVTVDVAEKKLVPDYLLRELKDVKVGKSPLWMQRRLWNQNIRPVNSIIDAANYTMIEYGQPIQTYDLDKLQAQNLTVKFANDGDKLKLADGEKSLNHNDLVIVSGDQVLGLAGVQTSVEAAVDENTKNVLVEAGVFDGASVRKTAQRHDLRGDDSNRFEKGVDEGIVDEALLRAIQLMDQTSAVKEISNDITGNFTQAQPTIIKGSISHINHLMGLDLSTDEIVAILDRLGFSVDVDGDAITVTIPTRRWDMEIEADLVEEVNRIYGYANLPNTLPAGMETRGGYDPKRELANKLRDILLGEGLDEVINFSLLSKAEVEAFNTTNSEHTKLLHPMTEDHEYLRNSLIPGLVRNVAYNQARKNDDLKIFEHARVFHRTTGQDRPSEITYLSGAISGNVVADSWNTTAQSVDFYYVKGIVEELLSFTNADAEFTFVATDEYKNMHPGQTAKVLANGQVIGLVGKLHPNYQADHSISDTFVFELNVDMLFDLNAKSVKAQSAPKYPSISRDLAILVEKNIENGQIVADIFANGGKYLKDVNIFDVYEGKNIKQNHKSLGYHLEFQNPNDTLTDDEVEKAFSLVKDSLAQKFNVEIR; encoded by the coding sequence ATGAAGATTTCAGTTAATTGGTTAAAAGAATATATCCCTGTCAACCATACCGTTGAAGAAATGGCTAATAAAATTTCGCTAACTGGTATCGAATCTGGTCCCGTAAGATTGGGTGAAGAATTGACAAACTTAGTTGTCGGTCACATTACTAAAGTTGAACCACATCCTGATTCTGATCATTTGAAAGTTTGTCAAGTTGATGTCGGTGAATCAGAAGATATCCAAATTGTCTGTGGTGCTCCAAACGTTGCTGTTGACCAATATGTCATCGTAGCTTTACATGGTGCTCATTTACCTGATGGCGTTAAAATTAAACGTGGTAAGTTGCGTGGTCAAGAATCAAACGGAATGATCTGTGGACTTGATGAAGTTGGCGTTCCTGCACAATACATGCCTAAAGAATTTGAAAATGGTATCTATGTCTTTGATGAACCACAAGTGCCAGGGGATGCTGTCTATGATCTTCTCGGCTTGAAGGATCAAATGATTGATATCGATATCACACCTAACCGTGCCGATACACTTGGTATGCGTGGTGCTGCTTGGGAAATTGGTGCTACTTATAACGAAAAACCAAGTTTCAAGAAGCCTGTATTATCAGACGATAAAGTTAAAGATATTAATGATGTCACAGTTGATGTCGCTGAAAAGAAGCTTGTTCCTGACTACTTACTTCGTGAATTGAAGGATGTCAAAGTTGGCAAGAGTCCACTTTGGATGCAACGCAGACTATGGAATCAAAATATCCGTCCTGTTAACAGCATTATCGATGCTGCTAATTACACAATGATTGAATATGGTCAACCAATCCAAACTTATGATTTGGACAAGTTACAAGCTCAAAATCTAACGGTTAAATTTGCTAATGATGGTGATAAATTAAAATTAGCTGATGGTGAAAAATCATTGAACCACAATGATTTAGTTATCGTTTCAGGCGACCAAGTGTTAGGTCTTGCTGGTGTTCAAACTAGTGTCGAAGCCGCTGTTGATGAAAATACTAAGAATGTTTTGGTTGAAGCTGGTGTTTTTGATGGTGCTTCTGTTCGTAAGACTGCCCAAAGACATGATCTTCGTGGCGATGATTCAAACCGTTTTGAAAAAGGTGTCGATGAAGGTATCGTTGATGAAGCTTTGTTACGTGCCATTCAATTGATGGACCAAACAAGTGCTGTTAAGGAAATCTCAAACGACATTACTGGTAACTTTACACAAGCTCAACCAACAATTATCAAAGGTAGTATCAGCCATATCAATCATTTGATGGGCTTAGATTTATCTACTGATGAAATTGTTGCTATCTTAGACCGTCTTGGTTTCAGCGTAGATGTTGATGGGGATGCTATTACAGTTACAATTCCTACACGTCGTTGGGATATGGAAATTGAAGCTGACTTGGTTGAAGAAGTTAACCGTATTTATGGTTATGCCAACTTGCCAAATACTTTGCCAGCCGGAATGGAAACACGTGGTGGCTACGATCCTAAACGTGAACTAGCCAACAAATTGCGTGATATTCTTTTAGGTGAAGGTCTTGATGAAGTTATCAATTTCTCACTTTTAAGCAAAGCTGAAGTTGAAGCATTCAACACAACCAACAGTGAACATACGAAACTATTGCACCCAATGACTGAAGATCACGAATACTTGCGTAACAGTTTGATACCTGGTTTAGTTAGAAATGTTGCCTACAACCAAGCTCGTAAAAACGATGACTTGAAGATTTTTGAACATGCCCGTGTCTTCCATAGAACAACTGGACAAGACCGTCCTAGCGAAATCACATACCTATCAGGTGCCATCAGTGGCAATGTTGTCGCAGATTCATGGAATACAACTGCTCAATCGGTTGACTTTTATTATGTCAAAGGTATTGTTGAAGAGTTGTTGTCATTTACGAATGCAGACGCTGAATTTACTTTTGTTGCAACCGATGAGTACAAGAATATGCACCCAGGTCAAACAGCTAAGGTATTGGCAAATGGTCAAGTTATCGGTCTAGTTGGTAAATTGCACCCTAATTATCAAGCTGATCACAGTATTTCAGATACATTCGTCTTCGAATTGAATGTTGACATGCTATTTGATTTAAATGCTAAGAGTGTTAAAGCACAAAGTGCTCCTAAGTACCCATCAATCAGTCGTGACTTGGCTATCTTGGTTGAAAAGAATATTGAAAACGGTCAAATCGTTGCCGATATCTTTGCCAATGGTGGTAAGTACTTGAAGGATGTTAATATCTTTGATGTCTACGAAGGTAAGAATATCAAGCAAAATCACAAGTCACTTGGTTATCACTTAGAGTTCCAAAACCCTAACGATACATTGACAGACGATGAAGTTGAAAAAGCATTTTCACTTGTAAAAGACAGCTTGGCACAAAAATTTAATGTTGAAATTAGATAA
- the pheS gene encoding phenylalanine--tRNA ligase subunit alpha → MSLNDTLKNLRENGIDEAKRAERLQELNDLRVNLLGKKGPITKALRGMKDVPAEDRPEIGTLANNVKKDIQAAIEEKMTELNQKLVAKKLEEETIDVTLPATKQTQGTKHILNQTIEDIEQFFIGLGYEVASGYEVEEDHYNFERLNIPKDHPARDMQDTFYLSDELLMRTQTSAQEGRDMEAHDFSKGPLKMISPGVVYRRDDDDATHSHQFHQIEGLVVDKNISMADLKGTLDALCRHVFGADREIRFRPSYFPFTEPSVEVDVSCFNCGGEGCRICKYTGWIEVLGAGLTHPNVLTMSGIDPNEYSAMAFGLGPERFAMLKYGINDIRDFYLNDVRFLEQFKGVN, encoded by the coding sequence ATGTCATTAAATGATACATTAAAGAATTTAAGAGAAAATGGTATCGATGAAGCCAAGCGTGCTGAAAGACTTCAAGAATTAAATGACCTACGAGTTAATCTTTTAGGTAAAAAAGGTCCTATTACAAAGGCTTTGCGTGGAATGAAAGATGTTCCAGCTGAGGACCGTCCAGAAATTGGTACTTTAGCAAATAATGTTAAAAAAGATATTCAAGCTGCTATTGAAGAAAAAATGACTGAATTGAATCAAAAATTAGTTGCCAAAAAACTTGAGGAAGAAACAATCGATGTGACTTTGCCAGCTACTAAGCAAACTCAAGGTACTAAACATATCTTGAACCAAACAATTGAAGATATTGAACAATTTTTTATCGGTTTGGGCTATGAAGTTGCCAGTGGTTATGAAGTTGAAGAAGATCACTATAACTTTGAAAGATTAAATATCCCTAAGGATCATCCAGCACGTGATATGCAAGATACTTTCTACTTGTCAGATGAATTATTGATGAGAACACAAACTTCTGCTCAAGAAGGCCGTGACATGGAAGCTCATGACTTTTCTAAAGGTCCTTTGAAGATGATCTCACCAGGTGTTGTTTATCGTCGTGATGATGATGACGCTACTCACTCACACCAATTCCACCAAATTGAAGGTTTAGTTGTTGATAAAAATATCAGTATGGCTGATTTGAAAGGTACTTTGGATGCTCTATGTCGTCACGTCTTTGGTGCTGACCGTGAAATTCGTTTCCGTCCAAGTTACTTCCCATTTACCGAACCATCTGTTGAAGTTGACGTTTCATGTTTCAACTGTGGTGGCGAAGGATGCCGTATTTGTAAATATACTGGCTGGATCGAAGTTTTAGGTGCTGGTTTAACTCACCCTAACGTTTTGACAATGTCAGGCATTGACCCTAACGAATACAGTGCTATGGCCTTTGGTCTTGGACCAGAACGTTTTGCAATGCTCAAATACGGAATCAACGATATTCGTGATTTCTACTTAAATGATGTTAGATTCCTAGAACAATTCAAAGGAGTAAATTAA
- a CDS encoding acylphosphatase yields the protein MKHLSINVNGLVQGVGFRYSTFQVAEELGVKGTVRNENDGSVSIEAEADEKILYIFLNRIKSSPSPFGKVNKMDYTFSDDLQHYTKFTVIG from the coding sequence GTGAAACATCTTTCCATTAATGTTAATGGTTTGGTCCAAGGTGTCGGCTTTCGTTACTCAACGTTTCAAGTCGCTGAAGAATTGGGCGTTAAAGGCACAGTCAGGAATGAAAATGACGGTTCAGTCTCGATTGAAGCTGAAGCAGACGAAAAGATTCTTTATATTTTCTTAAATCGGATAAAATCTTCACCATCTCCCTTTGGAAAAGTAAACAAAATGGACTATACTTTTTCTGACGACTTGCAACATTACACGAAATTTACCGTGATTGGTTGA
- a CDS encoding peptidoglycan recognition protein family protein: protein MKRKQVYFYMLLASFVSFLFVLSNVQIAQAGTVNDYIISNRIRPVRIQNQEGTFSHWTPYEHGVGKPEGIVIHETADDHATANAKNEAAYFNNNWPKISAYVHAFVDNNQIINIHNTDYGVWGAGATANAKYIQVELCHTHDYDSFARSIANDAYYTASKLIQYNIPDKPEVTIVSHDQVSKMYHETDHTDPVGYFSKWGYNMYQFYDMVGYYYNNLKTTHDVYGGNGSATQTAAKPTTNSANTINVNNPKGSFVPIFAFNNDGSAKQVMDRALSNKSAWYTDQTKNYNGVVYHRVATNEWVAATYII, encoded by the coding sequence ATGAAACGGAAACAAGTTTATTTTTACATGTTATTAGCTAGTTTTGTCAGCTTTCTATTCGTTTTAAGCAACGTACAGATTGCCCAAGCTGGGACTGTCAACGATTATATTATTAGTAATCGTATCAGACCGGTTCGGATTCAAAATCAAGAAGGTACATTCAGTCACTGGACACCTTATGAACACGGTGTTGGCAAGCCTGAGGGTATCGTAATTCACGAAACAGCTGATGATCATGCTACTGCTAATGCCAAAAATGAAGCTGCTTATTTTAACAATAATTGGCCTAAAATCAGTGCTTATGTGCATGCATTTGTCGACAATAATCAAATTATTAATATTCACAATACTGACTATGGTGTCTGGGGTGCCGGTGCAACAGCCAACGCCAAATACATTCAAGTTGAATTGTGCCACACACATGATTACGATTCATTTGCCAGATCAATCGCTAATGATGCTTACTATACTGCCTCAAAATTGATTCAATACAACATTCCTGACAAACCGGAAGTTACAATCGTTTCTCATGATCAAGTCAGCAAGATGTATCACGAAACTGATCACACAGACCCCGTTGGTTACTTTAGCAAGTGGGGTTACAACATGTACCAGTTCTACGACATGGTTGGTTATTACTACAATAATCTAAAGACAACACATGACGTATATGGTGGCAATGGTTCAGCAACTCAAACTGCAGCCAAACCAACAACAAACAGTGCTAATACTATCAATGTTAACAATCCAAAAGGATCATTCGTACCAATATTTGCTTTTAACAACGATGGTTCAGCTAAGCAAGTTATGGATCGTGCATTATCAAACAAATCTGCTTGGTATACCGATCAAACTAAGAATTACAACGGAGTAGTTTATCATCGTGTTGCAACAAACGAGTGGGTTGCAGCAACATATATAATTTAA
- a CDS encoding sensor histidine kinase produces MRISIRLKWTALISVVILMAYIFVGVLAMRTVQSVASVNEIHSFTTKLVIGGIVVFILGVVLTFYAVTLVLNDLRKINKTIDDLNKKPDSDSRIKLRKRNDEIYDLTVNINKMLDRMQAYTNQQKEFVEDVSHELRTPVAVLEGHLSMLQRWGKDDPEVLNDSINSSLQELKRMQSLIQEMLDLTRVEQIDSAYLEQTTEVKPLFTQVYNDFKMLHPDFVINFDDDIREGSEVKIYRNHLEQVLVILLDNAFKYSADRKEINLAASTNSALLEVVVQDYGLGIAKNDLKRIFNRFYRVDKARSRKRGGNGLGLSIAKRLIEIYQGSLEVESVVGSGTVFKIELPLVQEVPEEEQTEKETAENNNETVAKK; encoded by the coding sequence ATGAGAATTTCGATTAGATTAAAATGGACAGCATTGATTTCAGTCGTTATTTTGATGGCTTACATTTTTGTCGGTGTCTTAGCAATGAGAACCGTTCAGAGTGTGGCTTCGGTCAATGAAATCCATTCATTTACGACTAAATTGGTTATTGGCGGAATCGTAGTCTTTATTTTGGGAGTCGTTTTAACTTTTTATGCGGTCACATTAGTCTTGAATGATTTGAGAAAGATCAATAAGACGATTGATGATTTAAATAAGAAACCCGATTCAGACTCACGTATTAAACTACGTAAAAGAAATGATGAAATTTACGATTTAACTGTTAATATCAATAAAATGTTGGACCGCATGCAGGCATACACTAATCAGCAAAAGGAATTCGTGGAAGATGTTTCTCACGAGTTACGGACGCCGGTAGCTGTGCTTGAAGGTCATTTGAGTATGTTACAACGTTGGGGCAAAGACGATCCAGAGGTATTGAACGATTCAATCAACTCATCCTTGCAAGAGTTGAAACGTATGCAATCCTTGATTCAAGAGATGCTAGATCTTACACGTGTTGAACAGATCGACAGTGCATATTTGGAACAGACAACGGAAGTGAAACCTTTGTTTACGCAAGTTTACAATGATTTCAAGATGTTGCATCCAGATTTTGTGATCAATTTCGATGACGATATCCGTGAGGGTAGTGAAGTTAAGATCTATCGCAATCACTTGGAGCAAGTATTGGTAATTTTGCTGGATAATGCTTTTAAGTATTCAGCTGATCGTAAGGAAATAAATTTAGCAGCTTCAACTAATTCTGCATTGCTGGAAGTGGTTGTTCAAGATTATGGTCTAGGAATCGCTAAAAACGACCTTAAACGCATTTTTAATAGATTCTACAGAGTTGACAAAGCTCGGTCTAGAAAGCGCGGAGGGAACGGATTAGGCCTTTCTATCGCCAAAAGACTGATTGAAATCTATCAAGGCAGTTTGGAAGTAGAAAGTGTTGTTGGTTCAGGGACAGTTTTCAAAATTGAATTGCCATTAGTTCAAGAAGTTCCAGAAGAGGAACAGACTGAAAAAGAAACCGCTGAAAATAATAATGAAACAGTTGCTAAAAAGTAA
- a CDS encoding TrmH family RNA methyltransferase, with the protein MKYIESKKNDEIKQLKKLSATKNIRKTGTYMIEGFHLVREADQFEQDFVKVLVTEKYEEDRLVKKYREIATVISEDVANELSETKTPQGIFAVIKVQADNDLKELSGKWVMMDDVQDPGNVGTIVRTADAAGYDGVITSLDTADFYQPKVQRSMQGSQFHLPIYRMDINKAIELAKKSQLKIYGSEVNASAKAYTKLDKVDDFALIMGNEAHGITQDVLNETDENIYIPILGKAESLNVAVAAGVLMYGLQTL; encoded by the coding sequence ATGAAATATATTGAGTCGAAGAAAAATGATGAAATTAAGCAATTAAAGAAATTGTCAGCAACAAAAAATATTCGTAAGACAGGGACTTACATGATTGAAGGTTTCCACTTAGTACGTGAAGCCGACCAATTTGAACAAGATTTTGTTAAAGTCTTAGTTACTGAAAAATACGAAGAAGATCGTCTAGTTAAAAAATATCGTGAAATTGCAACGGTAATTTCTGAAGATGTTGCTAACGAATTATCAGAAACAAAGACTCCACAAGGAATTTTTGCTGTAATCAAAGTCCAAGCTGACAATGATTTGAAGGAACTTTCTGGCAAATGGGTTATGATGGATGACGTCCAAGATCCAGGCAATGTCGGAACAATCGTTAGAACTGCTGATGCAGCGGGCTATGATGGTGTTATCACAAGTTTAGATACTGCTGATTTCTACCAACCAAAGGTTCAACGCTCAATGCAAGGTAGCCAATTTCATCTTCCTATTTATCGCATGGATATTAATAAAGCTATCGAATTAGCTAAAAAATCACAATTAAAGATCTACGGCTCAGAAGTTAACGCTTCAGCCAAGGCATATACAAAATTGGACAAGGTCGATGACTTTGCCTTGATCATGGGTAACGAAGCTCATGGTATTACACAAGATGTTCTTAATGAAACCGACGAAAATATTTATATTCCAATTCTAGGAAAAGCTGAATCACTTAACGTGGCTGTGGCTGCCGGTGTTTTGATGTACGGATTGCAAACACTTTAA